Part of the Musa acuminata AAA Group cultivar baxijiao chromosome BXJ3-10, Cavendish_Baxijiao_AAA, whole genome shotgun sequence genome, ATGGAGCTCTTCCCCCACCACCTTGGGAGGCGGAAGCTGTCCAGCATGAATCGCCTGGTTTTCAGCCTCAACCACATCAAACTGGGCAGCTTAGTGGTATGCACTCCTTTCCAGCACAAACCAGCCAGCATGCAGACATGCCACCCCATCCTATGGCAGGTGGTCAGCTGGGAGGCATGCATTCACAACATATATTGGGTGCCCAGCCTACAGGGCTCCAACCTCAACTGATGCAGAGCAATCAGTTTGTAGGCATGCATCCTCAAATGCAGAACAGCCACATGCCATCTACATTTCCACAGCATATGCTTGGAGGGCATGTGGTCGGTGTGGGTCAACAGGCCATGCAGCGGGTTCAGCTGACAGCCTATGGATACGGGCAACAACCGGGTGCCCAATTCTACGATCCAGCGAGACCTGCATACCCTTATTCTACTCCAAATGAGCTTGCACAGAGAATGTATGGCCTTTCTATGCAAGACAATAGCACATATGCGAGTCAGTCCTCTTCCTATCAGATGCCTACCTCCTCCTCATCCTATCTGCAGCAACCGAACAAAGTGCCAAAGCCCGAGGATAAGCTTTTTGGCGATCTTGTTAACATCGCCAAAACAAAGCAAAATAAACCTACTTAAGTTTGAGAGCAAGTGAACTCGGTATGAGGAACTATTCTTCATATGTATTTTTTGATTCGTTATTGTTGGTTTCTGTTGCTTCCCTTGTATTTTCTCTTTCTGCCTCCTTGTTTGTATTTTTCCCTTTGTTATTGGTCATGTACATTTCTGTCTACTAGGGTGGGGGGTGGGAGGAATAATATAGGTTCATTATAGAGTTTGGAGATTTTGTGTTGCTTATGTTCGAGTCTGATGCTCACAACTACTACTGAAGTCATGTCTTTACGTATTTTTTTTGTAATACTGTAGCTTTAATGCTGACTttagtaaaatataaatatacaaaaaaaaacataaatatagaAGAAAACCAGAGGAAATTTgttcataaatatataaaataaaaacatgattATTATTGGGCTATTCCATGATTCAGAAGCTCTATACTAATCATGAGTCCTAATATTTGGATTCTCGGTTCTTAATATTTGGGAAAATCAACATAAGCATATTTTAGAGTTTTTTAATTTCTATTTAACTTTAATTCAAATGTAATGATAAAAAGTTAGTTCATGTCCTATCGTACCTAACACTTTTCGTCTTTTTTATCACTGCAATATAAGTATTTTGAtgactatttaaaattttatttaatatatcttAAATATTAGTTTGATGGTATAACAGACTAACTTACCAAAGTCAAGAGTTCGAAAgctcatttaatatatttttatatcttaactatttttaaatattaatttaattataatatattttaaaatattaaattattctaaatattaattataatatattttaaatatttaattataatatttttatattttaaatattaatttatatcttaaaatatcttaaaatattttatattttaaatattaaattaattattaaaaaaatattaaatttatttataaaattttaagagtTCGAAATTTCACGATATAATCCACAAGGCGTAGAACAAAGGCAACACTAAGAACACCGAACTGGAACAGCGGTGGAGTAGGTTAATTAAACTAGTTATTCACGAGTCCCACCGTCCCCGCCGCTTCCACTATGCGACAAACCACTTTGCCGGCCTTTTACACGCGTCCGGCTGTGGACGCCGCAGGCGACGTCAGTGACGTCGCCTCTTCCACACGCCTCGCGGCGCGCGGCGGAAGGCGCAGATCACGCTGTCGGTCGCCCACGTTGCCTTACGTTACGCACGCCTTTTAACGCAAGGAAAATAACGGCCGTTACGACCCTTCTACCTCTCTCCCGCCTTTTCTAGAAGTGCGAATAATACTTGTAAACCAGAAACTTGATGCTTAACGGAACGTTATAAACTTTATTATAACggttttgagagagagagagagaagaggcaaAGAATGCGGTCGAATCGCCGTTCGATCCTTTTCTTgcgtctgctgctgctgctgttggtgGCCTGGTCGCCGGCCTCATGGTGGCGGGGGTGGGCGTCAACTGGGGGACATCCTCCTCTGCCTCCCACCCTTTCCCGCCGTTCGTGGTCGTGCCGGGGCTCCTCCAGGCCAACAGAGTCTCCCGGGTGAACCTCCCCGACGCCGACCGTTCCGTGCTCGCCAGCCTCGCTGGCTCGGGCATCGCCGTGGCTATGGGCGTCCCCAACGAGATGCTCCGGTCCCTCAGCTCCTCCAAGTCCGCTGCCGTCAGCTAGGTCCACGACAACGTCACCCGCTACGTCTCCAGCACTGGCGGCGGCAGTGTTCGAATCGAGTAAgtcctttctctctcttcttctcctttttgtttggGGTTTATCATTGATTTTAGGGTTAAGAAAAGGAAACTTGGCGATTGTAATTGCACACTCGTTTCGAAATGAAATAATGTTTAGGTATTGTCTACTCGATCCTTTTCTTCTCAAAGTTAGCATTTTGCTTTTAGAACCCTAGCTCGGTTAATGGGTTTATGCTCAGAGTTCGTATTAAGTTGTGGTAACTCTTATGCTTGCGCAGATCGATTGATTCTTTGTTGTCTGTGTTGCATTATGCTCTTTAATTCTTTGTCGTGTTTGATTGTTGATTGTGATTGTCCATCCACTATGTAGCTTCGCCATTTGAACGAGACATCAGTAAGATATGCGCCCAAAGTGATCATGCCACTGCAAATTTTCCTTGTCCTCTTCGTGGCTGTTTGTCGTCATACACGATAAGTTTATGCCCTGTATTTGGTTGCAGTATATGTTTCTCTTGCATTATGATCTGCATTGGCATCTCTATAAGGCTGCGCTGAGGACGAGAGTAGCTCAACTGAACTGGAATTTACTGATATAAGACACACTACCTTCTTAACGAAAAACAACTTTGAAATGCCACTAGGAAACTGATAGGAATTCAAGCATTTCCTTGTCTTATAAACTTCAAGGTATTTAGATGCGTATCTTGTGCAACTGGGTGccacttgaaagttgaaacagcGTCGATCTAAGATCTTCAGATTTTGAAAATCTTAGGCATTATTTGTTATGATTATTCCATGCCCCTTGTTGTCCCTGTACATATGCATGTGTCATCATCTGGGACATATCTTGAGGTACTAAAGCTTGAAAGAAGATGAGAAACGTGGCAAAAGGGATAGAGCTTGATTTAAGTCTGTTTGGAAGCTTTAATAGTAGGAGTGCCGTTAGTCTTGGATGACCTTCTACATCAAGAACTCAAGAGTGGCCTTGGATGCCTTTATAAATTGCAATGATAGTAGTGATAAGTTGCATTCGGATTCACTTCTCCTTCAAGTATATGAGCTACCTAAGGTGCATATGAAGAATGTGTTTTGGGTACTTTAGGCAAGTAATGAGAATCATTTGCTGTTGTCTTCCACGTATAAAAAATTCTGCAGTTCGAGTAAAGCTAAATGATATCATGCGCTATTAGATGCAGCAACTCTTCAAGGTAAACCTGTTTTGGCACACTGTCACATGCTACCAAATAATTGCTGGATTTCTTGGTCACAACATCTGGCAACTTCGATAATATCTTTGATGGAAAGCTGTTTGTGTCCTTCCCCTGCCCTACTATGATTGGACGCTAGCAGATTTCGCTCTTTCCTTAGCTAACACTGCTGCATTTACATTCGGTTGATAGATTGTGTAAGAACATTACTGATGAGGTGAAATTGAACTCTCTGTTTATTAAATGCACTAATCTGCAATGCACTAAAGTTGACAGTGAATTATGGTCAAAATTAAGCAGTCAAGCAGTGAGCTGCTGAAAGTTAAGTTGTTTGTTTGGACTCTTGGAAGGGAAAAAGTTTGTCGACTTCCAGATTTATGTCAGTTGGTATATCAAGACAGCTTATGTTTTGTTGCCAAGAAAATCTGGTCCAAGCAAAATTTGGGTTTAGTGATTGATTTTATGGCCCTATGAGAGCTGATACTTTTTTGATATTGTCAGTGGTTTTAAGCTGAAATTATGGATGACAATGTTGACTTGTCATCTTATGTTTGTTTCCTCTTGCCCATATCTTCTTCTGCTAAGATATACTATGTTATATTGCATGAAGATGTTAAAATTGGCATATTAGTATGTAACCACATTAACTTGGTGCAGAAAAGGACATTCACAAAGCCTACCTATGCGATATATTGACAAGACTATAAATTGACAGGTTTATTGCTGTCGGTGATGCAGCATTCCTCCTCAGTTATGGTCAAACATTCCAGCCCCATGTAGTTGGTGCAGCAACAAACATTCAGCGAGCCTTGACTGCTGCAAATTTAGCAAACACGGTAAAAGTCATTGTTCCTTGCAGTTCTGATGTATACCAATCTGAGTCTAACCTACCTTCGAAGGGTCACTTTAGGCCTGATCTCAACAAGACTATGATTGAGCTCCTCTCTTTTCTTGACAAGCATGGTTCACCCTTTGTGGTTGACATCAATCCTTTCTTGACCTTTCAACAAAAGAAGAACCTTTCCCTGGATTTTTGTTCTCTTCCAGACAAATTCTCATGCATTATCTGATGGACCGAACAAGTATAGAAACCACTTTGATATGAGCATCGACATGTTGGTTTCAGCTTTGTCAAAGGTTGGGTATGCTGAAATGGATATAATTGTCGGGAAGATAGGATGGCCTACAGATGGTGCAATGAATACCACATCTGCTGTTGCCCAGATCTTCATGCAAGGCCTCGTTGACCACCTGCAGATCAAAGCTGGTACTCCACTTAGACCAAAGAGACCACCAAGAGAGACGTATATCTTCAGTCTACTAGATGAAGATCAATGGAGCATTAAGACTGGGAATTATGAAAGACACTGGAGCATTTTCACATTTGACGGCCAGGCAAAATACAATGTGGACCTTGGCCAAGGCTCAAAAGCTCTGGCAAGTGCTCATGTTGTGGACTACCTGGCGCAAAAGTGGTGTGCGGTGAATAACAAGAAGGACATATCAAATGTTTCCGGCAGTGCATCGGAAGCCTGTTCCGCTGCTGATTGCTCTGCTTTGTCTCCTGGTGGCTCTTGCTCGGGGATCGGCTGGCCCAGAAATGTGTCATATGCTTTCAACAACTATTTCCAGCTTCATGATCAGAGCGCGGATAGTTGTGATTTTGGCAGCCTGGGATTGATAACAACTGTGGACCCATCAGTAGGTGATTGCCGGTACACTATTGCACTCCGCACATCATTTTATACGTCTATTCATCAAACGCTGGTTGCACCGTGGAGCATGATGATTCAAGGTGGCACCTTTTTTGCTTTCTTGGTCTTATTTGTTTGGTGTGTTGATCTGCTTACTTTGAGGTAGTTTTGTATAAGACAAACTagaattttgtactaaaacttccaGAGGATGTCTAAGCACTTCATGAGTTCAATCCTTTGAGCCTGAATCATTCTGAACTTGTTCTACGAGAAGTGAATGATGCTAAGATTTTGGCACTTACATTATTTGTGATGCCAAGAATTTAGCACTGCATGGTTTGTGGTTGGATTGGTTCTGCTTGCTTCTTCTCTTGCAATAGAAAATAATATCCTGCATATTGGTGTTACATACTTGAAACACTTCTGCATGAAAACTACTTGCTCTTGCTGATCAACTTACCTGCTCTCGCTGCACCAATTAGGAACAGGAAATGATGAGGACCAGTTGTGGACAAACACTGCATTAGGTATGCACTGCAATAATAGTTCCTTGTTGACATCATATAAAACTAAGACTCAGCTCTGCACTGCTTCAAGCCTTCCATGTCAACTTAGCATCCCATCAACAATGGCCACGGACGGCAGGTAGCTTAATGTAATGTGACTGTGTATTTGACCGTATGTAGAGTATGTTCACCACATGATAACATGCTCGAGGACAAGCGTGTACACTGTAGCCTAGTTTTATATGTTATCATTACCAATAGAAACATCCTTTCCTATCTTTTTGATTACTATAATCTATGATTGTTAAAGGTTTTAACTTAGGGTTCGATCATAAATAGGCAGTCCCTCTCAGCTCATCTGAACCTGAGAGGCAACCTTGCACTGTACCAAGTGTATTCATCTGCAACCATACACCTTCGTTCTTGCTTTGGTGGCCTAAGCAATGGGTAGCCACTCGCCTTGCGCTTCCTGCAAGCTTCTACGGAGGCGCTGCACGCCGGACTGCGTCTTCGCGCCCTTCTTCCCCTCCGATGAACCCCACAAGTTCGCAATGGTCCACAGGGTCTTTGGTGCAAGCAACGTTAGCAAAATGCTAcaggtttcttcttcttctttgttcttctATTTTGTCTACCGATAGTTTACGTTGGTTGACTACAGGAGCTTCCTCTTCATCAAAGAGCGGATGCAGTGAGCAGCTTGGTCTACGAAGCAAACGCAAGGATGAGGGATCCAGTTTATGGTTGCGTCGGAGCCATCTCTTACCTCCAGCATCAAGTGTCTCAGCTCCAGATGCAGCTGGCCTTGGCTCAAGCTGAGATGCTTTGCATTCAGATCCAGCAGGCGCAGCTGATGGATGCTGATGGCATGCAGTATCTCATGCAGAGTGACCTCAGCGCCATGGCCCAGTTGACGAACTATCCATCCTCCTCAAGCAATGTACCCCATGAGCCTCTCAAGAGAGAGAATCCATGGACATAGAAGCCATGTTCCTGTTCCCAAGCGTTTGCTTGGAACGGAGCTTCTTTGTGGATTCAGTGCTTCATCCATGTACATGTCCCTATCATTGTTATGTTTAGGTGAAGACACAAACTGGAAGATTCCTTTTGTTCTCCCTAAGACAATTCCTTTTGTCATCTAGCTGGCTGTTATATATACATTGTTGTTGCTGTAAGAACATGAAGTCATCCAAAAGCTTGATTAACATACCTTTCAAACTCCTGCAGACAAAACAAAATGACACTTTGTTGGCCATTTCCAATCTACATATAAATCACAGATCAAGCTTTGACTCTTCGATCATCCTTTTCCTGTCCAACAGAAGGAAAACAAGTACAACTTTTGTAGCTTAACTCTGCATCTCAATGATGATTCTTTTCCTGGTGTTACTTGCTGTTTGCTATGTGGGTTGGTGAAGTGTTATTGGTGTTAGAGGAGTACAGTATGTGCTCACATGCAGTGTAGTTCTTTGCATTAAGCTATGTTGATGGACCAGCCAACAAGAAGTTTTTTTGTCTCTAGCTTGGGATTTAGTAGTGGATGAGACTGCACTAAAAACAAAGGCAATAATTACACGAACTGAACTAAGCgataagagaaagagaaagagtcaACAGTGTCATGAACTAGGTTTTAGTATGTTGGATTAGTACATGACAAGAGAAAGAGTCTCAACCATCTACGATTATAATCCATATCAAGTTTGATCTCCTGCAAGATAAGACACTCCCACATGCTAACCTCCAAAGGATTGTTAGACTAAACTTTATAAGGATCGTAATCCTGGACTTGTTCTCTTGGCATGTCCTAATCCTTGATGAGGATTACAAGAGAGAAAGTGGAAGAGTGATTACAAGCAAGAAGTAATTGAAATCTTAACACGAATAAGAAAGAAGTCAGACGTGACTAAAAGAAAGAATCGAATGCTCACTAGAGAGTTGACGGAACTCGGGCACTTGCTTCGAGATCTATCTACAAGAATAATAAGATTGGATGAGCTTTTAATGTACATGGTCATTAAATGATTTTAGTAAACAATAAttgatcttgttgatttataatcGTAAAACATAATAAGTACTTCTGTTTGGATATTGATAACATTCATTAAAAAATACTATGGAGGTGGATATTCTCCGGATCGAATACATGGGGAAATACACACGCTAAACAAGATGATTATTATCGTTTCATCGAGAAACATAAGCTCGTAAATGAAACGACACGTTCTAAGCTTCTTGCTTGTTTCAATAAGTGAAAGAATGGACGCTGTAGATGTGAAAGCAATGGAGATTCTCGTCGTCCTCCGATTACGTTGATCTCAGCTGTGACGCTCCCGGCAGGCTTTAGATTGACTCACCACTAAGAGATCGGAGCGACACGACACCAAACCGTTGTAATTAATTTTCGAGATTCtctcaaaatttagaaataaGTGAAATGtgagttacaatattttttaatagagtTGCATTGTTTTTGGATAAAACCTAAAACGTGTAACCTCGTTAAAAAATAGTATAACTCGAGTCTTCAAGAAAATTCTTTTCATAAAACTTCAAAAAGCCTTCTTTGAATATTATCAAGTGGTTTTTGATCCAAAATGATTGTAAATTCACCTTAGATCGGGTAATTGTAAAAGATTACCGTAACTAaggttttcaaaaaaatatttttctgaaaacttTAGAAAAACCTTCTTTGATAATATTtacatagtttttttttcttcaaaagtggttgtaaattcaccttaaattaggggaaaaaattataaaacataaatataatcaatgataaaatccattaacatattttattttaaaatagaaTAGTTAAAAAAGTCATTTATGCATTTATAAGTCATTTtccaatttttttcttaaaatttaagatttttttattattagttatttaaaatatatttaaaatattattatattacgttttaatttatataaataatttaaattttaaaattttttatacttaATATGTATGATTGTGTCCGATGCCAACTCATTTGCCATCGAGGTCGACACCTAAGTAAGGCTCCAAGTCACCAACCTCAAAATTGTACCATGGTGTGTTCGAATGTGCCCCACATAATGATTGAGAATAATTTTTCTATCTTACATTGTTGTCTTCTCCCTTTCGTTGACTTAATCATATAGTTTACATTGTTGTCTTCTCCCCTTCGTTGACTTAAGCATCGAAAAGGTCACGTTGAGCATCTGGATGAGCCAACCCCCAGGGAGGAACCTTGCAACTAGAAATATCTCAGTTTGTCTACCTGGTCATCTCGAACCGGGTTCTCACCAAGAGAACGACATCTAATCGGATGATTTAGGTCACTTTTGTTGGACTAAAAAAATAGGAGCCCTATCCGAGGAAAAAAgatcaacaaaaaaaataaacaagAGCTTTTCCTAAAGAAATTATCCTatataattataatcatgatgcATGTATCAAGaatccataataataataataataataataataataataaaagtcatCTTTTCTGCACCAGTGATCGCCTGTTGTTTGGTTCATTCTCCCATCGACAAGCTTTGGTGTTGGATGCCGATAGGAGGGAATGGCATCGGAGGCCGAAAGCTACGGCGACCCAAAAGAGTTTCCATAAATATCACAGATGAATCATGTTGGTTTGGCCCAGCGTGTTAGATTCCTTATTTTGTTCTCGGAGGTTCATTAGGTGCATGAACGTAGGCTAACCCTCCTCCTTAGGTTGATCTCACAGAGAAGAGACTACAAGAATAGACGACGAAAAAGTCTCTCAAACTCTTAATGTGGTTGGTTCTAAAGTCCCTGCAAACTCTCTCAACCAAAACAAGCCTTGTTTAATGCTTACTTAACCACAAGCTTTATTTACTCGGAGCCTCATCacgtcacctctctctctctctccaacttTCTTTCCGGCTACAATTCAGGCGCATCGTGAAAACTTAGAATTGGTTTCCATCAAGACTCGTGGTGGTATCAGCCACTTCGTGAAGAAGGTATCAGCTCTCCATTACATGCCGATAGAGGAGACCGGGCGGCTAAAGTTCAACCGAGGAAATGAGATTGACCCATTCACTCCCAAGTTCAAGGGAGACTTTTGCTACGACTAATGTATTGGAGCTTGAGCGTAATGTGATGCGC contains:
- the LOC104000796 gene encoding LOB domain-containing protein 12-like encodes the protein MGSHSPCASCKLLRRRCTPDCVFAPFFPSDEPHKFAMVHRVFGASNVSKMLQELPLHQRADAVSSLVYEANARMRDPVYGCVGAISYLQHQVSQLQMQLALAQAEMLCIQIQQAQLMDADGMQYLMQSDLSAMAQLTNYPSSSSNVPHEPLKRENPWT